DNA sequence from the Desulfuromonadales bacterium genome:
GACGGATGTTGAGGAGCATCTGCAGGGCCACGTAGTAGAGAAAGAGGATGAAAAAGCCCTTGAGAAAATTCGTGGTCAACTGCGCCGCCACCCAGGAGCCGAAGAGCGTGCCGGTCAAGATGCCGACCGAAATGGTTCTGACCACCTGCCAGTCGACGGCGCCCCGCGCGTGGTGGGCGCGGAAGCTGGACACCGAGGTGAACATGATGCTGGCCAGGGAGGTGCCGAGGGCGAGGTGGAGAATGTAGGTGTCCGGCAGGTGCTGGGCAGTGAAGACGAAGGTGAGCAGGGGGACGATGATCAGCCCGCCGCCGACTCCGAGCAGCCCGGCGAGGATGCCGGCGAAGGCGCCGGTGGACAGATAGAGAAGCCAGTAGGTCACGGATGATTCTCCAGGGAAAGGATGCGCGACAGAAGCAGCAAGTACTTATAGCACAAAGCCGGCGCGCGTTGAAGAGGCAAGCTGCGGACATCCGGACGGATTTTCCTCTCCTCCGGAGCGCGATTTCAAAGGCAGTCCGGCAAATGCCTGCTATCTTTTATGAGGGAGGGTAGCGAGAAAGGAGATGTGCATGCGCGGAGCGGGTGCCGACGAGAAAAGCGCCTTGGCCGTCGCCGAGGCGGCCAGGGAAGCCGAATGGCGGCGGCCGAGTTTTCTCGGCGAACTCTTCATGGGGCGGCTGCGGTCCGACCTCATCTTCCCCTGGCCCGAGCAGGACCCGGCCGAAAAGGCGGCCGGCGATGCGGTGCTGGCGAAGCTGGAAGCCTTCCTGCGCGAACACGTGGATGCCGACCGGATCGACCGTGAAAAGGAGGTCCCCCGGGAGGTAATCGACGGGCTGAAGCAGCTCGGCCTCTTCGGCATCAAGATCCCCCGGGAGTACGGCGGGCTGGGCCTCTCCCAGGTCAACTACAACCGCATCCTCCATCTCGTCGCCAGTCACTGCGGCTCCACGGCGTTGCTGCTGTCGGTGCATCAGAGCATCGGGGTGTCGCAGCCGCTCAAGATGTTCGGCACCGACGAACAGAAGCAGCGCTTCCTGCCGCGGCTGAGCGCCGGGGCGATCAGCGCCTTCGCCCTGACCGAACCGGGGGCCGGCTCCGACCCCTCGCAGATGACGACCACGGCCACTCCCACCGAAGACGGCTCGGGCTGGGTCATCAACGGCCGAAAGCTCTGGACCACCAACGGCCCGATTGCCGAACTTCTCATAGTGACGGCGCGGACCAACGATCCGCAGGCGGCGCGCCCCGAGATCACCGCCTTTATCGTCGAAGGGAATTCTCCCGGCTTGAAAACCGAGCACCGCTGCGATTTCATGGGCCTCAAGGGGATTCAGAACGGGCTGTTGTCTTTCAAGGATGTCCGGGTCCCCAGTGAGAACGTCCTGGTTGGCGTCGGCGAAGGGCTGCGGCTGGCCCTGCGTACCCTCAATGTCGGTCGATTGTCGATCCCGGCCTTTTGCGGCGGGGTCATGAAACAGTCCCTGGCCATCTGCCGCAGCTGGGGGATTGAGCGGCGTCAGTGGGGTGCGCCGATAGGGCACCATGAGGCGGTGGCGGCCAAGATTGCCCGCATCGCCGCTGACAGCTTCGCTGTGGACAGCCTGGCGTGGCTGGCCGCCGCCATGGCCGACCAGGGAGAGACGGACATCCGCCTGGAGGCGGCGGCGGACAAGCTGTTCTGCACCGAGGCGATGTGGCGGGCCCTCGACGAGACCCTGCAGGTGCGCGGCGGCCGCGGCTACGAGACGGCCGACAGCCTGCGCGCCCGGGGGGAGGCGCCGATGCCGGTCGAACGGATGCTGCGCGATGCCCGCCTCTACCTGATCGGCGAGGGAACGAGCGAGATCCTGCGCCTCTTCATCGCCCGCGAGGCGCTCGATCCCCATCTCAAGGCGACCGGCATCACGGCGCTTTCCAGCAAGCTGGACCTCGGCAGGTCGCTCAAATTCTACTCCCGCTGGTATCCGGCGCTGCTTCTGCCCCGCCTTACGGCCTCCTCGGACGTGGCGGTGCCTGATGCACTCAAGGGGCACCGGCGTTATCTCGAAAGTGCTGCCCGCCGGCTGGCAAGGGATCTTTTTCACATGATGGTGCGTCACGGTCAGGGGTTGCAGAAAAGACAGCTATTGCTGGCGCGCCTGGTCGACGTGGGGGTGGAACTCTTCGCCATGGCGGCTGTTCTGTCGCGGGCCGCCAGTCCCCAGGCGCCGGTCGGAGCGCCGGAACTTGCCGATCTCTTCTGCCGGCAGGCAAGGCGGCGGATCAGCGCCTTGCGCCGGGGACTCTGGCGCAACGACGACGGCAGGGCCTACGCCTTGGCCCGGGAGGTGCTGGACGGGAAATACCCCTGGCTGGAGGAGAACATTTTCTGCAGTTGGCGGTAGGGGCGGAACCGCGTGTCCGCACGATTCTTGCTCACAACCGGAACCACAGCGAGAAGTACGCCTGGTCTTCGCCATCTTCATCGAAGCCCCTGACGACGACGAAGCGAAGGGTCACCGGCACCACATAACCGAGATCGGCATCAAGTCTCGCCTCCAGTCCGGCGGAAGTCCGCATTTCATCCCGATGAAAGCTCTGGTCGAAAGCGCTTGCCCCTTCATAGAAGACGGCCCCGTGCAGGCGGCGCAGGTAAATGGGACCGTTCCCGGCGCCGTTTTCGATATTCAAGACCGGAAAACGATATTCGCCGCTGGCGAGGACGACTTTCTGCCCGCGAAAAGAATTGCTCGGGTAGCCCCGCAGCGGCAGGAATTCGCTGTCGACTCCCTGCAGCAGGTCACCCGCCGGATCCCCGCCGATCCGGAAAGCGCGCTGGTCGAGTCGATCGCCGGTAGCGGTCCCGCCAAACAGGCGGATAGC
Encoded proteins:
- a CDS encoding sulfite exporter TauE/SafE family protein, yielding MTYWLLYLSTGAFAGILAGLLGVGGGLIIVPLLTFVFTAQHLPDTYILHLALGTSLASIMFTSVSSFRAHHARGAVDWQVVRTISVGILTGTLFGSWVAAQLTTNFLKGFFILFLYYVALQMLLNIRPKPSRTLPGSGGMFGVGNVIGGVSSLVGIGGGSLSVPFLTWCNLPMHNAVGTSAA
- a CDS encoding acyl-CoA dehydrogenase family protein — its product is MRGAGADEKSALAVAEAAREAEWRRPSFLGELFMGRLRSDLIFPWPEQDPAEKAAGDAVLAKLEAFLREHVDADRIDREKEVPREVIDGLKQLGLFGIKIPREYGGLGLSQVNYNRILHLVASHCGSTALLLSVHQSIGVSQPLKMFGTDEQKQRFLPRLSAGAISAFALTEPGAGSDPSQMTTTATPTEDGSGWVINGRKLWTTNGPIAELLIVTARTNDPQAARPEITAFIVEGNSPGLKTEHRCDFMGLKGIQNGLLSFKDVRVPSENVLVGVGEGLRLALRTLNVGRLSIPAFCGGVMKQSLAICRSWGIERRQWGAPIGHHEAVAAKIARIAADSFAVDSLAWLAAAMADQGETDIRLEAAADKLFCTEAMWRALDETLQVRGGRGYETADSLRARGEAPMPVERMLRDARLYLIGEGTSEILRLFIAREALDPHLKATGITALSSKLDLGRSLKFYSRWYPALLLPRLTASSDVAVPDALKGHRRYLESAARRLARDLFHMMVRHGQGLQKRQLLLARLVDVGVELFAMAAVLSRAASPQAPVGAPELADLFCRQARRRISALRRGLWRNDDGRAYALAREVLDGKYPWLEENIFCSWR